A single window of Oerskovia paurometabola DNA harbors:
- a CDS encoding N-acetylmannosamine-6-phosphate 2-epimerase — MTDRPSTAPAPTAGPVTTDPLVALRGGLVVSCQAYPGEAMRDPRTMTQVALAAVRGGAVGIRVQGVADVEHVTHAFAELGITVPVTGLWKDGTDGVFITPTLRHAVAVARAGATIVAIDGTRRPRPDGLSLADTVAGLREHTSALVMADCGSLDDALAARDAGVDVVGTTLSGYTGERPRTDGPDLELLAQLVDRLDVPVIAEGRVHSPAQARAALDAGAWAVVVGTAITHPTSITGWFVDALTA; from the coding sequence GTGACCGACCGTCCGTCGACCGCCCCCGCACCCACCGCGGGGCCGGTGACCACCGACCCGCTCGTCGCGCTGCGCGGCGGCCTCGTCGTCTCGTGCCAGGCCTATCCCGGCGAGGCCATGCGGGACCCGCGGACCATGACCCAGGTCGCGCTCGCCGCGGTCCGCGGCGGCGCGGTGGGCATCCGCGTCCAGGGCGTCGCGGACGTCGAGCACGTCACGCACGCGTTCGCCGAGCTCGGGATCACGGTGCCCGTCACGGGGCTCTGGAAGGACGGCACCGACGGCGTCTTCATCACCCCGACGCTGCGTCACGCGGTCGCCGTCGCCCGCGCCGGGGCCACGATCGTCGCGATCGACGGGACCCGGCGCCCGCGCCCCGACGGCCTGAGCCTCGCGGACACCGTCGCAGGCCTGCGCGAGCACACGTCCGCGCTCGTCATGGCCGACTGCGGGAGCCTCGACGACGCGCTCGCGGCCCGCGACGCGGGGGTCGACGTCGTGGGGACGACGCTGTCCGGGTACACGGGCGAGCGTCCCCGCACCGACGGGCCGGACCTCGAGCTGCTCGCCCAGCTCGTCGACCGCCTCGACGTGCCCGTGATCGCCGAGGGCCGCGTCCACTCCCCCGCCCAGGCGCGCGCCGCGCTCGACGCGGGCGCGTGGGCGGTGGTCGTGGGGACCGCGATCACCCACCCCACGAGCATCACCGGCTGGTTCGTCGACGCCCTCACGGCCTGA
- a CDS encoding sialidase family protein gives MPLHPSTPPSAALPAPPARARNRRSRPALAAGLSLLLVAPAASAQAFDPFPPAATDGPGTFSEQTLAVGGTGGYANYRIPALTTTNDGTILASYDGRPFNAGDAPQPNSILQRVSRDGGATWEPTTVVAAGHGTNSSPDKYGFSDPSYVVDRETGTIFNFHVKSFDQGFGGSATGVDPTNRQILHAAVSVSEDGGETWEGRVITEGAKDPSWAGIFAASGEGIQLRYGEHAGRLVQQFTARTGGTYKAYSVYSDDHGATWTHGEAFGTGMDENKSVELSDGRVMMNSRDSAGSKYRKVAFSQDGGHTYGPVTLDRQLPDPTNNGSISRLHPDAPEGSAEAKMVLFSNSNSTTGRENVTVRLSCDDGATWPGFRVVNPGSGAYSTLSPLGDGRFGLLYETQGMNAISFASFDQEWLNATCASTVVPDTTVATGGTVQVPVKVTNQNQAPLAASRLTIDAPVGWSATTVDVPALAVGQTATVQVALTASATAAATTAANPVRVQSVLTAADGTQARAYGYVTVTGGPAGPVTSLAVFGKYTTDRDVAAQPYTLGERVPYSFRVYNTGTTAYRSTATGKTPGPRPTARPRRAT, from the coding sequence ATGCCACTGCACCCATCCACCCCGCCGAGCGCAGCGCTGCCAGCGCCGCCCGCGCGCGCACGAAACCGCAGGTCACGACCGGCGCTCGCCGCCGGACTGTCCCTGCTCCTCGTCGCCCCGGCCGCGAGCGCCCAGGCGTTCGACCCGTTCCCGCCCGCCGCGACCGACGGGCCCGGGACGTTCTCCGAGCAGACCCTCGCGGTCGGCGGCACGGGCGGCTACGCGAACTACCGCATCCCCGCGCTGACCACGACGAACGACGGCACGATCCTCGCCTCGTACGACGGGCGTCCGTTCAACGCGGGCGACGCCCCGCAGCCCAACTCGATCCTGCAGCGCGTGAGCCGTGACGGCGGCGCGACGTGGGAGCCCACGACGGTCGTGGCCGCGGGCCACGGGACGAACTCGTCCCCCGACAAGTACGGGTTCTCCGACCCGTCCTACGTCGTGGACCGCGAGACGGGCACGATCTTCAACTTCCACGTGAAGTCGTTCGACCAGGGCTTCGGCGGGTCGGCCACGGGCGTCGACCCGACCAACCGGCAGATCCTGCACGCCGCCGTCAGCGTCTCCGAGGACGGGGGCGAGACCTGGGAGGGCCGCGTCATCACCGAGGGCGCCAAGGACCCGTCGTGGGCCGGCATCTTCGCGGCGTCGGGAGAGGGCATCCAGCTGCGCTACGGCGAGCACGCCGGACGCCTCGTCCAGCAGTTCACCGCCCGCACGGGCGGGACCTACAAGGCCTACAGCGTCTACTCCGACGACCACGGCGCCACCTGGACGCACGGCGAGGCGTTCGGCACGGGCATGGACGAGAACAAGTCCGTCGAGCTCTCCGACGGACGCGTCATGATGAACTCGCGCGACTCGGCGGGCAGCAAGTACCGCAAGGTCGCGTTCTCGCAGGACGGCGGGCACACCTACGGCCCCGTGACCCTGGACCGCCAGCTCCCCGACCCGACCAACAACGGCTCGATCTCGCGCCTTCACCCCGACGCCCCCGAGGGCTCGGCCGAGGCGAAGATGGTGCTGTTCAGCAACTCCAACAGCACCACGGGCCGCGAGAACGTGACCGTGCGCCTCTCGTGCGACGACGGCGCGACCTGGCCCGGCTTCCGGGTCGTCAACCCCGGCTCCGGCGCCTACTCGACGCTCTCGCCGCTCGGCGACGGACGCTTCGGGCTCCTGTACGAGACGCAGGGCATGAACGCGATCTCGTTCGCCAGCTTCGACCAGGAATGGTTGAACGCGACGTGCGCGTCGACCGTCGTGCCGGACACGACCGTCGCGACGGGCGGCACCGTGCAGGTACCGGTCAAGGTCACGAACCAGAACCAGGCGCCCCTCGCGGCCTCGCGCCTGACGATCGACGCCCCCGTGGGCTGGAGCGCGACCACGGTCGACGTGCCGGCGCTCGCGGTCGGCCAGACCGCCACGGTCCAGGTCGCGCTCACGGCGTCCGCGACCGCTGCGGCGACCACGGCCGCCAACCCCGTCCGGGTCCAGAGCGTCCTCACCGCTGCCGACGGCACCCAGGCTCGCGCGTACGGCTACGTGACCGTCACGGGCGGCCCCGCCGGCCCCGTGACCTCGCTCGCGGTGTTCGGGAAGTACACGACCGACCGGGACGTCGCGGCCCAGCCGTACACGCTCGGCGAGCGCGTGCCCTACTCGTTCCGCGTCTACAACACCGGGACCACGGCCTACCGCTCGACCGCGACGGGCAAAACACCGGGACCACGGCCTACCGCTCGACCGCGACGGGCAACCTGA
- a CDS encoding VOC family protein — protein sequence MRPIVPSLWFNGGLEEAVAFYTSVFPDSTVGDSLKMPDGTLVTIDFTLQGQPFNLINGGPDHLFPFSEAVSFIVRCEDEAEVDHYWDALLSGGGTESQCGWLKDRYGLSWQVVPVEFEELAQSDDQEAVARMMGAMMQMIKLEMPALRAAFEGKQPADA from the coding sequence ATGCGACCGATCGTCCCGAGCCTGTGGTTCAACGGCGGCCTCGAGGAGGCCGTGGCCTTCTACACGTCGGTGTTCCCCGACAGCACCGTCGGCGACTCGCTGAAGATGCCCGACGGCACCCTCGTCACCATCGACTTCACGTTGCAGGGGCAGCCCTTCAACCTCATCAACGGTGGCCCCGACCACCTGTTCCCGTTCAGCGAGGCCGTCTCGTTCATCGTGCGCTGCGAGGACGAGGCCGAGGTCGACCACTACTGGGACGCCCTGCTCTCGGGCGGCGGCACCGAGTCGCAGTGCGGCTGGCTCAAGGACCGCTACGGGCTGTCGTGGCAGGTCGTGCCCGTCGAGTTCGAGGAGCTTGCGCAGTCCGACGACCAGGAGGCCGTGGCGCGCATGATGGGCGCCATGATGCAGATGATCAAGCTCGAGATGCCCGCGCTGCGGGCCGCGTTCGAGGGGAAGCAGCCCGCGGACGCCTGA
- a CDS encoding heme-degrading domain-containing protein: protein MTHDQPENHDHARTARFIAEAEQHERELVLTRFTHDDAWRLGCLLVELAAERSLPITIDVRRGPQQVFHAATEGTTPDNDTWVQRKVRVVERFGASSYLMGLRAKAKGTTFTAQHELSLQEYAAHGGAFPLRVEGVGVIGVVTVSGLAQRDDHLLVVEALGTFLRTAA from the coding sequence ATGACCCACGACCAGCCCGAGAACCACGACCACGCACGCACGGCCCGCTTCATCGCGGAGGCCGAGCAGCACGAACGTGAGCTCGTGCTCACCCGCTTCACGCACGACGACGCGTGGCGGCTCGGCTGCCTGCTCGTCGAGCTCGCGGCCGAGCGGTCGCTGCCGATCACGATCGACGTGCGCCGCGGACCGCAGCAGGTCTTCCACGCCGCGACCGAGGGGACCACGCCCGACAACGACACGTGGGTCCAGCGCAAGGTGCGCGTGGTCGAGAGGTTCGGTGCGTCGTCCTACCTCATGGGCCTGCGGGCCAAGGCCAAGGGGACGACGTTCACCGCGCAGCACGAGCTGTCGCTCCAGGAGTACGCGGCCCACGGCGGGGCGTTCCCGCTGCGGGTCGAGGGAGTCGGGGTGATCGGCGTCGTGACCGTGTCGGGCCTGGCGCAGCGCGACGACCACCTGCTCGTGGTCGAGGCGCTGGGGACGTTCCTGCGGACGGCTGCCTGA
- the ku gene encoding non-homologous end joining protein Ku has translation MRAIWKGAITFGLVNVPIKVYSATEDHDVPLHQVHDKDGGRIRYQRRCEVCGEVVAYEHIDKAYDDGERTVVLTAEDLGALPAERSREVEVVEFVPNDQIDPMLLDRSYYLEPDSSSNKAYVLLRRTLEEADRTAIVKFALRQRTRLAALRVRDDVLVLQTLLWADEVREAAFPTLDEPAKVSAKELAMSSQLVESFAADFTPEEYQDDYQAQLRQLIEAKIEKGEALDTAETFGEQEEKGGDGAEVIDLMEALRRSVESSRGKKSGDAKGEKTAKEAASSGSKKSAAATKKTKGTTASRASDGKAASTKEPAKKTTRKKASA, from the coding sequence ATGAGGGCCATCTGGAAGGGTGCCATCACGTTCGGTCTCGTCAACGTGCCGATCAAGGTGTACTCGGCGACCGAGGACCACGACGTGCCGCTGCACCAGGTGCACGACAAGGACGGCGGTCGGATCCGCTACCAACGACGGTGCGAGGTCTGCGGCGAGGTCGTGGCGTACGAGCACATCGACAAGGCGTACGACGACGGCGAGCGCACGGTCGTGCTCACGGCCGAGGACCTGGGGGCGCTGCCCGCCGAGCGCAGCCGCGAGGTCGAGGTCGTCGAGTTCGTGCCGAACGACCAGATCGACCCCATGCTCCTGGACCGCAGCTACTACCTCGAGCCGGACTCGTCCTCGAACAAGGCGTACGTGCTGCTGCGTCGCACGCTCGAGGAGGCCGACCGGACCGCGATCGTGAAGTTCGCGCTGCGTCAGCGCACGCGGCTCGCGGCGCTGCGCGTGCGCGACGACGTGCTGGTCCTGCAGACGCTGCTGTGGGCCGACGAGGTGCGCGAGGCCGCGTTCCCGACGCTCGACGAGCCCGCGAAGGTCAGCGCCAAGGAGCTCGCGATGTCGTCCCAGCTCGTCGAGTCCTTCGCGGCCGACTTCACGCCCGAGGAGTACCAGGACGACTACCAGGCCCAGCTCCGCCAGCTCATCGAGGCCAAGATCGAGAAGGGCGAGGCCCTGGACACCGCCGAGACGTTCGGCGAGCAGGAGGAGAAGGGCGGCGACGGGGCCGAGGTCATCGACCTCATGGAGGCCCTGCGCCGCAGCGTCGAGAGCTCGCGCGGCAAGAAGTCGGGTGACGCGAAGGGCGAGAAGACCGCGAAGGAGGCGGCGTCGTCGGGCAGCAAGAAGAGCGCCGCAGCCACGAAGAAGACCAAGGGCACGACGGCGTCGCGCGCCTCGGACGGCAAGGCCGCCTCGACGAAGGAACCCGCGAAGAAGACGACGCGCAAGAAGGCCTCGGCGTGA
- a CDS encoding DUF1905 domain-containing protein, translated as MVGTRYEFEAELWRWTARSDTWVFAALPTDVSDEIADSPLPPAGFGSVKVEVTLGESRWSTSVFPDAERKTFVLPVKAAVRRREGVDVGDTVRIAVETLI; from the coding sequence ATGGTCGGCACCAGGTACGAGTTCGAGGCGGAGCTGTGGCGATGGACCGCGCGCAGCGACACGTGGGTCTTCGCCGCCCTGCCGACCGACGTGAGCGACGAGATCGCGGACTCCCCGCTCCCCCCGGCCGGGTTCGGCTCGGTCAAGGTCGAGGTCACGCTCGGAGAGTCCCGCTGGTCCACGTCGGTCTTCCCCGACGCCGAGCGCAAGACGTTCGTCCTGCCCGTCAAGGCCGCGGTACGTCGCCGTGAAGGGGTCGACGTCGGGGACACCGTGCGGATCGCGGTCGAGACGCTGATCTAG
- a CDS encoding GTP pyrophosphokinase — protein MSGEPQVGAELRALREHFTRLMMTYRFGMDEVMTKITILRDEFAYAHEYNPIEHVSSRLKSPESLLAKARRKGVDLTIEALRAEIFDIAGVRVTCSFVSDIYTVRDMIAAQRDVVVLEERDYIAHPKGNGYKSLHLIVEVPVFLSDRVQPVVVEIQIRTIAMDFWASLEHKIYYKYDKAVPQRLLDELKEASLAASELDAKMERLHEEVLQHSRDTAVLRPGTEKMAGPFTPSWELLDSYLRGRPGATDAEPAG, from the coding sequence ATGAGCGGTGAACCCCAGGTCGGGGCAGAGCTGAGGGCCCTGCGGGAGCACTTCACGCGGCTGATGATGACGTACCGGTTCGGCATGGACGAGGTGATGACGAAGATCACCATCCTGCGCGACGAGTTCGCCTACGCCCACGAGTACAACCCGATCGAGCACGTGTCCTCGCGCCTCAAGTCGCCGGAGTCGTTGCTCGCCAAGGCCCGTCGCAAGGGCGTGGACCTGACGATCGAGGCGCTGCGCGCGGAGATCTTCGACATCGCGGGCGTGCGCGTCACGTGCAGCTTCGTGTCCGACATCTACACGGTGCGCGACATGATCGCGGCCCAGCGCGACGTCGTCGTCCTCGAGGAGCGCGACTACATCGCGCACCCCAAGGGCAACGGGTACAAGAGCCTGCACCTGATCGTCGAGGTGCCCGTGTTCCTGTCCGACCGGGTGCAGCCCGTGGTCGTCGAGATCCAGATCCGGACCATCGCCATGGACTTCTGGGCCAGCCTCGAGCACAAGATCTACTACAAGTACGACAAGGCCGTGCCGCAGCGCCTCCTCGACGAGCTCAAGGAGGCCTCGCTCGCGGCCTCCGAGCTCGATGCCAAGATGGAGCGTCTGCACGAGGAGGTCCTCCAGCACTCGCGCGACACCGCGGTCCTCCGCCCGGGGACGGAGAAGATGGCAGGTCCGTTCACGCCGTCGTGGGAGCTGCTCGACTCCTACCTGCGCGGCAGGCCGGGTGCGACCGACGCCGAGCCGGCAGGCTAG
- a CDS encoding TetR/AcrR family transcriptional regulator, translating to MTDATTPRRRRSAPEVRAEEIVHAARELFAEQGIARTSTKEVAERAGIARGLVYYYFPDKDALVDAVLEGYVAEFVEAVRAWDAAREPGNVDKALVDCIAMFRTHLRAVAPLRDDMQRTESAGLYNRFLDRAVRAVVECIGATTVEAYAARHHIGIEHVPETFYVLVYGLVGLARNTPEVDDAVLVTIVRQVLHLEEARSDTE from the coding sequence ATGACCGACGCGACGACGCCGAGGAGGCGACGTTCAGCACCCGAGGTTCGTGCCGAGGAGATCGTGCACGCCGCCCGCGAGCTGTTCGCCGAGCAGGGCATCGCCCGGACCTCGACCAAGGAGGTCGCCGAACGCGCGGGCATCGCCCGGGGGCTCGTCTACTACTACTTCCCCGACAAGGACGCCCTCGTCGACGCCGTGCTCGAGGGCTATGTCGCAGAGTTCGTCGAGGCCGTGCGCGCGTGGGACGCGGCGCGCGAGCCCGGGAACGTCGACAAGGCCCTCGTCGACTGCATCGCGATGTTCCGCACGCACCTGCGGGCGGTCGCCCCGCTGCGCGACGACATGCAACGCACCGAGAGCGCCGGGCTGTACAACCGTTTCCTCGACCGGGCCGTGCGGGCCGTGGTCGAGTGCATCGGCGCCACGACCGTGGAGGCCTACGCGGCCAGGCACCACATCGGCATCGAGCACGTGCCCGAGACCTTCTACGTCCTCGTCTACGGGCTCGTCGGCCTCGCCCGGAACACCCCGGAGGTCGACGACGCCGTGCTCGTGACGATCGTGCGCCAGGTTCTGCACCTCGAGGAGGCGCGTTCCGACACCGAGTGA
- a CDS encoding DUF5692 family protein, with amino-acid sequence MFLFDSIPWQAAVMWFVVLAALVGLNELVRWSKTAAIGIFVVLPVLLTIFVWPHTAGAGSSTGTWFHWVKVYSALAGCIGFMLIRYNKRVGAMKYALLFPPAILALNIAEAVIRDFQVYGMDGMVDGVFMVGGSWNIMNGIAGILNLLTICGWAGIYITRDRFRDMVWPDMMWFWIIAYDLWNFAYVYNCVGDHAFYAGAALLISCTIPAFFLRKGAWLQHRAHTLAFWMMFTMAVPTFVSDSSFAVDSSHDPTALFVVSLISLLANVAVAVYQVKVIVTKRRNPLRDELFTDHKSYQELAKDRPAPELATAGATTA; translated from the coding sequence GTGTTCCTCTTCGATTCCATCCCCTGGCAAGCGGCCGTCATGTGGTTCGTGGTGCTCGCTGCCCTCGTGGGCCTCAACGAGCTCGTCCGCTGGTCCAAGACCGCCGCGATCGGCATCTTCGTCGTCCTGCCGGTCCTGCTGACGATCTTCGTCTGGCCCCACACCGCGGGGGCAGGGTCCTCGACCGGCACCTGGTTCCACTGGGTCAAGGTGTACTCGGCCCTCGCCGGGTGCATCGGCTTCATGCTCATCCGCTACAACAAGCGCGTCGGGGCGATGAAGTACGCCCTGCTTTTCCCCCCGGCGATCCTCGCGCTCAACATCGCCGAGGCCGTGATCCGTGACTTCCAGGTCTACGGCATGGACGGCATGGTCGACGGCGTGTTCATGGTCGGCGGTTCGTGGAACATCATGAACGGCATCGCGGGCATCCTGAACCTGCTGACGATCTGCGGCTGGGCCGGCATCTACATCACGCGCGACCGGTTCCGCGACATGGTCTGGCCCGACATGATGTGGTTCTGGATCATCGCGTACGACCTGTGGAACTTCGCGTACGTCTACAACTGCGTGGGCGACCACGCGTTCTACGCGGGCGCCGCGCTGCTCATCAGCTGCACGATCCCGGCGTTCTTCCTGCGCAAGGGCGCCTGGCTCCAGCACCGTGCCCACACGCTCGCGTTCTGGATGATGTTCACGATGGCCGTGCCGACGTTCGTCTCGGACTCGTCGTTCGCCGTCGACTCCTCGCACGACCCCACGGCACTGTTCGTCGTGAGCCTGATCTCGCTGCTCGCCAACGTCGCGGTCGCCGTCTACCAGGTCAAGGTGATCGTGACCAAGCGCCGCAACCCGCTGCGCGACGAGCTCTTCACGGACCACAAGTCCTACCAGGAGCTCGCGAAGGACCGCCCGGCACCGGAGCTCGCGACCGCGGGCGCCACGACCGCCTGA
- a CDS encoding MDR family MFS transporter produces the protein MTTTPRAGTPAPTRGATTTRGAAPTQPSSPDAPAATPKDRGIVLLFLGLMVTMLLASLNQTVLSSALPTIVGELDGVEHMSWVITAFILASTITMPIYGKVSDVLGRKPLLLTAILLFMAGSVIGAVAGDMNLLIVGRTVQGLGGGGLMILSQAAIADVIPARERGKYMGIMGAVFAVSSVAGPLLGGWFTEGPGWRWVFWINIPLGVVAALAAIFLLHLPKKARSAERVRHDYLGMALMAVATTALVLVGTWGGSQYAWGSATILGLIALAVVAAVAFVLVERRADEPIIPLHLFADRNFTVTTIAALATGIAMFGAIGYMPTYLQMATGASATVAGLLMIPMMGSLLVTSVVTGQMVSRTGKYKVLPIVGSLILGVGLALLSTVEADTPTPMICVFLGVIGIGLGSSMQILTLIVQNSFPLREVGTATAANNYFRQVGATLGSAVVGSVFIARLTTLLAEKFPQGTGSAGGTGSLTPDLVQSLPDGVRALVIESYNEALVPLFLYMVPLAIIAAIALCFVHEKPLATSVEHEIAAESLAEGQLLVTDAAGASDAVGRGESVRAGARPER, from the coding sequence ATGACCACCACCCCCCGAGCCGGCACGCCGGCACCCACCCGAGGCGCGACGACCACCCGAGGTGCCGCGCCCACCCAACCGTCGTCCCCGGACGCCCCGGCAGCGACCCCGAAGGACCGGGGCATCGTGCTGCTCTTCCTGGGCCTCATGGTCACGATGCTGCTCGCGTCGCTCAACCAGACGGTGCTGTCGAGCGCGCTGCCCACCATCGTGGGCGAGCTCGACGGGGTCGAGCACATGAGCTGGGTCATCACGGCCTTCATCCTGGCCTCGACCATCACCATGCCGATCTACGGCAAGGTCTCCGACGTCCTGGGGCGCAAGCCCTTGCTGCTGACCGCGATCCTGCTGTTCATGGCGGGTTCGGTCATCGGCGCCGTCGCGGGCGACATGAACCTGCTCATCGTGGGCCGCACGGTCCAGGGCCTCGGCGGCGGCGGGCTCATGATCCTGTCTCAGGCCGCGATCGCCGACGTCATCCCCGCCCGTGAGCGCGGCAAGTACATGGGCATCATGGGTGCCGTCTTCGCGGTCTCCTCGGTCGCGGGCCCGCTGCTCGGCGGCTGGTTCACCGAGGGTCCCGGCTGGCGCTGGGTCTTCTGGATCAACATCCCGCTGGGCGTCGTCGCGGCGCTCGCCGCGATCTTCCTCCTGCACCTGCCCAAGAAGGCTCGCAGCGCCGAGCGCGTGCGCCACGACTACCTCGGCATGGCCCTCATGGCCGTCGCGACCACGGCGCTCGTCCTGGTCGGGACGTGGGGCGGCTCGCAGTACGCGTGGGGCTCGGCGACGATCCTCGGCCTGATCGCTCTCGCGGTCGTGGCGGCCGTCGCGTTCGTGCTCGTCGAGAGGCGCGCCGACGAGCCGATCATCCCGCTGCACCTGTTCGCGGACCGCAACTTCACGGTCACGACCATCGCGGCCCTCGCGACGGGCATCGCGATGTTCGGCGCGATCGGCTACATGCCGACCTACCTGCAGATGGCGACCGGGGCCAGCGCGACCGTCGCGGGCCTGCTCATGATCCCCATGATGGGTTCGCTGCTCGTCACCTCGGTCGTCACGGGGCAGATGGTCTCGCGCACCGGGAAGTACAAGGTCCTCCCGATCGTCGGGTCGCTGATCCTGGGCGTGGGCCTGGCCCTGCTCTCGACCGTCGAGGCGGACACCCCGACCCCGATGATCTGCGTGTTCCTCGGGGTGATCGGGATCGGGCTGGGCAGCAGCATGCAGATTCTCACGCTCATCGTGCAGAACTCGTTCCCCCTGCGCGAGGTCGGGACCGCGACCGCGGCCAACAACTACTTCCGCCAGGTCGGCGCCACGCTGGGCTCGGCCGTGGTCGGCAGCGTCTTCATCGCTCGTCTGACCACGCTCCTCGCGGAGAAGTTCCCGCAGGGCACGGGCTCGGCGGGAGGGACGGGCTCGCTCACCCCGGACCTGGTGCAGTCCCTGCCCGACGGCGTGCGCGCCCTCGTGATCGAGTCCTACAACGAGGCGCTCGTGCCGCTCTTCCTCTACATGGTGCCGCTCGCGATCATCGCGGCGATCGCCCTGTGCTTCGTCCACGAGAAGCCGCTCGCGACCTCGGTCGAGCACGAGATCGCCGCGGAGTCCCTGGCCGAGGGCCAGCTCCTGGTGACCGACGCCGCCGGGGCGAGCGACGCCGTCGGGCGGGGAGAGAGCGTGCGCGCCGGGGCGCGACCCGAGCGGTAG
- a CDS encoding TetR/AcrR family transcriptional regulator — MQTAPTSLRERKRAETWLTIHQAAAALVREKGLHHATVEEIAAAAGVSPRTFFNYFTTKEEAILGLVPPTVSDEALAAFRAETEGPAFERVVRFLLSILRSTLHPGVPFAERKALVREHPELRKHAMGYVSQVEGLVNDLLSDRAEDGTGFSELASLGLPDSPDTARALLMLAGTIMRFAYSRNPGTALSDADAEADIGEAITIFREVFEATL; from the coding sequence ATGCAGACCGCACCGACGTCCCTCCGCGAACGCAAGCGCGCCGAGACCTGGCTCACGATCCACCAGGCGGCCGCCGCACTGGTCCGCGAGAAGGGGCTCCACCATGCGACCGTCGAGGAGATCGCCGCCGCGGCGGGAGTCTCGCCGCGGACCTTCTTCAACTACTTCACGACCAAGGAGGAGGCGATCCTGGGGCTCGTGCCCCCGACCGTCTCCGACGAGGCGCTCGCGGCCTTCCGTGCCGAGACCGAGGGGCCCGCGTTCGAACGGGTCGTGCGGTTCCTGCTCTCGATCCTGCGCTCGACGCTCCACCCCGGCGTGCCGTTCGCCGAGCGCAAGGCGCTCGTGCGGGAGCACCCCGAGCTGCGCAAGCACGCCATGGGCTACGTCTCCCAGGTCGAGGGGCTCGTCAACGACCTGCTGTCCGACCGGGCCGAGGACGGGACGGGGTTCAGCGAGCTCGCGTCGCTGGGCCTGCCCGACAGCCCCGACACCGCGCGAGCGCTCCTCATGCTCGCCGGCACCATCATGCGCTTCGCGTACTCGCGCAACCCCGGCACCGCCCTGAGCGACGCCGACGCCGAGGCCGACATCGGCGAAGCGATCACCATCTTCCGAGAGGTCTTCGAGGCCACGCTATGA